A stretch of Amycolatopsis balhimycina FH 1894 DNA encodes these proteins:
- a CDS encoding cytochrome P450, whose translation MDGTESYPFNHGAGLALDDAYAEARERPGLTRVRMPFGEPAWLVTRYADARQVLGDRRFSTQLATEHDWARVIPMRAEMGILGLDAPDHPRLRRLVAKAFTAARIEGLRPWVRDLAHRLITDMTAEGDTADLAEQFALPFSVQVICELLGVPPEDRPKFRGWTDWVFSTVPISPEEFMANHAAFRGYMAALVDARREAPRDDLLSALIRAQDDEDTISSDELVDLANSLLLAGHETTASQVTNFVDVLLHDARGWSRLLADPDLVPSAVEELTRFVPLMSGSVFPRYAAEDVEVGGTLVRAGEGVLVSLGSADRDPGRFAEPDRLDLARENNVHLGYSHGAHHCFGAALARVELQEALRALLERLPGLEVAGEVTWKPQVSVRGVSQYTVGW comes from the coding sequence GTGGACGGCACCGAGTCCTACCCGTTCAACCACGGCGCCGGACTGGCGCTGGACGACGCCTACGCCGAAGCACGCGAGCGGCCCGGCCTGACCCGGGTGCGGATGCCCTTCGGGGAGCCCGCGTGGCTGGTCACCCGCTACGCCGACGCCCGCCAGGTGCTGGGCGACCGGCGGTTCTCCACCCAGCTCGCCACCGAGCACGACTGGGCCCGCGTCATCCCGATGCGCGCCGAAATGGGCATCCTCGGCCTCGACGCGCCCGACCACCCGAGGCTGCGGCGGCTCGTGGCGAAGGCGTTCACCGCCGCGCGGATCGAAGGGCTGCGGCCATGGGTGCGCGACCTCGCGCACCGCCTCATCACCGACATGACGGCCGAAGGCGACACCGCGGACCTCGCGGAGCAGTTCGCCCTGCCGTTCTCGGTGCAGGTGATCTGCGAGCTGCTCGGCGTGCCTCCGGAGGACCGCCCGAAGTTCCGCGGGTGGACGGACTGGGTCTTTTCGACCGTGCCGATCAGCCCCGAAGAGTTCATGGCCAACCACGCGGCCTTCCGCGGGTACATGGCCGCCCTCGTCGACGCCCGCCGGGAAGCACCGCGTGACGACCTGCTCTCCGCGCTGATCCGCGCCCAGGACGACGAAGACACGATCAGCTCCGACGAGCTCGTCGACCTGGCCAACTCGCTGCTCCTGGCCGGGCACGAAACCACCGCGTCGCAGGTCACCAACTTCGTCGACGTCCTCCTGCACGACGCGCGGGGCTGGTCGCGGCTGCTGGCCGACCCGGACCTCGTGCCGTCCGCCGTCGAAGAGCTGACCCGGTTCGTACCGCTGATGTCGGGCTCGGTTTTCCCGCGCTACGCCGCCGAGGACGTCGAGGTCGGCGGGACGCTCGTCCGCGCCGGTGAAGGAGTGCTGGTGTCACTCGGTTCGGCCGACCGCGACCCCGGGCGGTTCGCCGAACCGGACCGGCTCGACCTCGCCCGGGAGAACAACGTGCACCTCGGCTACAGCCACGGCGCACACCACTGCTTCGGCGCCGCGCTCGCCCGCGTCGAGCTGCAGGAAGCGTTGCGCGCGCTGCTGGAGCGGTTGCCCGGGCTCGAGGTGGCCGGCGAGGTCACCTGGAAGCCGCAGGTCAGCGTCCGCGGTGTGAGCCAGTACACGGTGGGTTGGTGA